The window tctagctcatgcttgaccttgctcAGATCTTCCTTTAGAattcttatctgctcatcttttttgtacaactcatctttcatttttcctatattttcttctaaagtgagttgtgtgtgattaGCTGTCTCTTcacctgttcctaatttcaattttagattttcatatctaagctctaggacagtagtgtcaagttcatgaacctggttcttcaacacagcattttcactttcagtttcacaagccctaagttccaggtttttgcacttagcttttaAAACTACACTCTTTTGATAgttgttccttttcattgtttatatcctcagattcatcaattagcTCTAGGAGCAACTCAAATAACCTTTCCTTagaaaaaaatttaatcttgtctttgagatgagaAACACTTACCTCAGCttcttcatcagattctccaatagCCATAAGTGCtcgttcatcatcatcatcatcatctgagctATCTCTCCAAGCAGCGACTATAGACTTTTTTGATCCTTTGCTATTgcttttcttgggttgaacctgttccttcttccaattccttcattcagctctttccaacttcttccactcaatttcccataaaggacagttcttgatgtggtgatcagtctttccATACTTGTAGCAACCATCATTAGTTCATTTCTCATGAGTTTTTGATTTGAACCCTTTCCTCTtcttaggtacttcttgaaataTTTGGTGAGcatggccatttcatcatcttccagatcagaaccttcagtgattttGAGAGCCAAACTTCTTTCCTTCTTAGGTACATCCATCTTCATTGTCTAtctcctaagttcataggcagtaagATTTCCAATCAATTCATCCAGAGGGAGagtggcaatattctttgattcctagATGGCAGTGATTTTGCTATCCCAAGTGATAGGCAATACTTTAGTTAATATCTTTTCGACCCTTTCTTCTtcaggaataatccttccaagagatttcAGTTTATTTGTCAGTGTAATGAACTTTGTATACATCTCTTGAATGGTTTCTCCTTCTTTCATAGCAAAACTCTTATAATAAGAGTATAGTAGAGTTCCTCTGGATCTTTTCACCTGAGGTGTTCCTTTATGAGCCACTTGTAGTGTGTCCCATATTTGCTTAGACGTGCTACAGCCTTGGATTCTGTTGTACTCATCTGGACTAAGTCCATAAataagccatttcttggcttcaGCATTCTTCTCCCACTTTCTCAAGTCTTCAATAGTGcaatcagctcttgtctttggcacatctactACTTAACCATTTTTCTTCAAGGTAGCCAATGGACCATcggtgacaatgtcccatagctcgtAGTACTCTCCTataatgtgatctctcatcctgttttttcaccaagagtagtactggccattaaagagtggtagcctagtagtggattgcccttcctagtttccaggtggtgcattCATGTTGATCTTCTCCTGAGATG of the Nicotiana tabacum cultivar K326 chromosome 7, ASM71507v2, whole genome shotgun sequence genome contains:
- the LOC142162066 gene encoding uncharacterized protein LOC142162066 — protein: MRDHIIGEYYELWDIVTDGPLATLKKNDLRKWEKNAEAKKWLIYGLSPDEYNRIQGCSTSKQIWDTLQVAHKGTPQVKRSRGTLLYSYYKSFAMKEGETIQEMYTKFITLTNKLKSLGRIIPEEERVEKILTKVLPITWDSKITAI